The genomic segment CCAAGAAGGGCAGGGCGACGCAGAAGCCTCCCAGGCCACGCAGCACGGCTCGTCGGCTCGTCTTGTTCACAGGCTCTCCTCTCGGCGCAGGCGGAAGGCCTCTTGGCTGACCAGCTGGAGGATCATTTCCTCCATTCTGAGTTCGCCGCGAGGGACGTCCTGCATCAGACGCTGCACGAAGGTCTCGTCACGCTCGTCCAAATCGTAGCGGCCGAGGGCGTAGCGCACGTAGTAGGCGGTCATGCAGGACTCGATGCCCCCCGACTCCAGCAGGCGATTCGATAGATCCACGGGACCGCTGAAGTCGCCGATGCCTTCGAGCTTGCCCTGACCCGTGATTTCGCAGTCGGGGCGATCGGGTTCGTGGATGCGGTACTTGCCGGCTGCGTCGAAGTTCTCCAGCCCGAAGCCGATAGGCTCCATCTTCGAGTGACACAGGCTGCAGCCGTCGGTCTTCCACATGTTGTAGCGCTCGGACTTGCACGCGGTCGGGTCCGAGCCTTCGGGCGGCATGTCGGCGTTGACCTTCAGAGACGGCGGCGGAGGCGAAATGTCCTCGCAGAGCAGGCGACGCCGAATTAAGAGGCCGCGCTGGGTGGGGCTGGTGTCGGAGAACTTGGCGACTGCGGAGAGGAAGCTGCCGTGACTGAGCAAACCCTGACGCGGCTCGTTGCCGTAGCTGACCCAGCTGCCCGTGGTCGAGCTGGGCGCGGGCAGACCGTAGTGGGTCGCCAGCTCCGGCGTGACGAAGGTTTCCTTCGCAGTGAGCACGTCGAGCCAGGGGCGCTTGTCGTCGAAGATCACCTTGTCGAGCAGCGCCTGAGTTTCTTTGAGCATCGCGCTGGAGAGGCTCGGGCTGTGGGGCATGCGCTCGTAGCCGAGCCACATCGAGTGAAAGCGCGCGATTTGCCGGCGGGCGCGAGAGTCTTGGAGGAGCTCTTTCGTGACCGCCTGCACTCCGGCCCTGGTGGAGAGCTTGCCGGCTTCCGCTGCGTCGAGCAGGGAGTCCGGCGGGGTCGTGCCCAGCAGCAGGAACGAGAGGCGCGTGGCCAGTTCGAAGTCCGTCAGGCGAAACACTCCGGGCTTGCCGGCCACCGCCGTGCCCAACTCGATGCGATAGACGAATGCCGGGTGCTGCAGAAATGCGCGAAGCGCGGACTCGACGCCGACCCAGAAGTCGTTCTCCTCCGTGGCGTGTGTCAGCAGCGTCTCGAAACGCCCGAGCTCGTCCGCTTCGAGCGGACGGCGAAAGGCGCGGCGCCCGAAGCTCTGTAGGAACTGGCGAAAGCACACTGCGTCGTCGGCGCCGCTGGGTGTGCAGGGCACCGCCTTGGCGCGCAACGCGCTGTCCGCGACGACCTTGCTCGCGATGTCACCCGCCAAGACGTCTGCTGAGTTGATCAGCGCCTCACTGGGCAGCTGGCGCGTGTAGTCGTTGTCGAAGGGACGGCGTTCGTCCTCAGGCAACACCGTTTCGCTCGTGACGTCGACGCCGACCAAGTCGCTGACCGCGGCGTTGAACTCCACTGCGCTGAGCCGCCGCATCCCCGTACGCGCGGCCTCGAGGGCGGCTTGCGCCGCCGGGCTGCCGCCACCGGGGCCGCCGGAACCACTCGAGCCGCCAGGCACGCCGATGTCGCCAACGCAGGCGGCGAGGGCTGCCGCCGCTAGCGCCGCCGCGGCGCTCAACCGAGACCAGGGGGAGCGCGGGCGTCGGAGTGAAGGACCCGTGCGCGGAAAGCTCATGGCGCGAGTCATGTGCACGCTCCGTGCCGATTACAGTCTGGGCGAATTCCGGCGCAATCTCGCTGTTTGAGGCCAGGGCGAGTGCGACGTATGAAGTCGCAGGGACCGGCCGCGTCGCGGGGAGCGGCATCGCCGTGGGCCGGTGGGGTGTGTGGGGAACCGGCCCTTCGTCGACCCGGCAGCGGAGCGGAGGGCGTGGGGGCGTCGCGCGGCTGGCCGCGTCGCGAGGCTGGCGGCGTCCGGGCGCTCGTGGGAGAGGCACACCATGAGCGCTCGCGTGATCTTGCACGCCGACATGGACGCCTTCTACGCGTCCATCGAGCAGCGCGATCATCCGGAGCTACGCGGTAAGCCCGTGATCGTCGGCGCGACGCATCCACGCAGTGTCGTCTCCGCCGCGTCCTACGAGGCACGCGTCTTCGGCGTGCGAAGCGCGATGCCGGGCTTTCGCGCGCGCGAGCTCTGTCCCCAGGGCGTGTTTCTGCCGGGCGACATGGCGAAGTACGCGCGCGTCAGCGCTCAGGTCCACGAGGTGTTCGAACACTTCACACCGCAGATCGAACCCCTCGCGCTCGACGAAGCGTTCTTGGACGTCACCGGTTCGGTGGCACTTTTTGGCGATGCGCTCACCCTGGCGCGCGAGGTCAAGCGCCGCGTGCGTGAAGCGACGCAGTTGGTCGTCAGCGTGGGCGTCGCGCCGAACAAGCACGTGGCCAAGATCGCTTGCACTTTGGGCAAGCCCGATGGCCTCTTGCTCATCCCGGCGGAGGTGGTGCGTGACTTCGTCACGCCGCTACCCATCCGCCGCATGTTCGGCGTGGGACCTGTGCTCGGGCGCGCGTTGCAGGCCGCGGGGCTTCTCACCTTTGGGGACGTCGCGCGCGCGGAACCAGCGCTACTGGCGAGGATCGCGGGCAATCGCGCGGAGGCTCTGCGTGCCCTGGCGCGCGGGGACGACCCGCGCGACGTCGTCGCAGACCGCGCCGCAAAATCCTACGGCGAAGAGAACACCTTCGCCCAGGACGTGCTCGAGCGCGACGTGGTCAGCGCCGCCCTGACGGCTCACGCCGAGGCCGTCGCGCGGCGTCTGCGCCGAGACGGCTGCAAGGGTCGCACCGTCACCCTCAAGGCGAAGATGGGCAAGCGTAGAGGTGCGCGCCGCTCCCGCATCGCGGAGCAAGGCGAAGAACCGGTGTATCCGCTGGTGACGCGACAGCGCGCTCTCGGCGCTCCCACCGACGACGCAGCGCTGATCCGCAGCGTGGCCCTCGCGCTGTGGGATGAACTCGCGCTGAAGGAGCCGATCCGTCTCTTGGGCGTGAGCGTCAGCTCGATCGTCGAAGGCAGCGCAGAGCAGCTGGAGCTATTTGCGCCGGCGCGCCCCTCGGACAAACTCGGACCGGCGCTCGACGCGATCGAAGAGCGCTTCGGTCGCGGGGTGATCCGCCGCGGCGTGCAGGCACCCGAAAAGGTCACCCCGTCGATGCAGAAGAAGCGCGGTGAATGACGTGATCTGCGCTTCGCAGGTCCGTGACCCAACGGGAGAGCCCCGCGCTCGCGGTCGTTGACCCACCGCAGTGGAAGGTAGATGCTCGCCGAATGCGCGCGTCTTGGATGTTCTCGCTGGCGCTCGCGCTCAGCGGCTGCGCCGGTGCACCCTCGGCTCCGCCAAAAGCCGACGAGGTCGCCGCAGCGGAGCCAGATCCGCCGACACCACGAGCAGCAGCGGACGCCAGCAAGCCTGTGGAAGTCGACGCCGGGTCGCCGGACTCGGCTCCCATCTATACCGAGCCCCCGCCCCAGGTCGTGCGGCGTCATCACGTGTTCGCCACCATGAAGGCCCGCGCCGCGAAGAAAGTCGTGATCACGTCGGTCCTCACGACCGCCGCCGACGAGGGCGAAACCCTGGCCGTCGGCACCCAAGCGGTCTTGGAGTTCAAGCCGAAGGGGGAAGCCGAGTGGGTCCAGGTCGCAGATGTGGTCGTGAAGGAGATCTCCACCAAAGGCAAGCGCGTGCTCGGCAACGAACGACAGGAGATCACCCTCGAAATCCAAACGCTGCACGAGCAGAAGATGCCGGGAAAACGGAATCCCTTTCAGCGCAATGCTCGAGTTCGCCTGCAGGTGGACCGCATGGAGGCTGGTGGGGATACACCAGCAAAGTGAGCGTCAGGGCGGCGAGCCGAACAAGGTCGTGAAGTTCTGTGCCAGCTGCGCTTGTACCGCGTCGAGGTCGATGCCCCAGGTTTGGGCCATGAACTCGGCGGCGGTGCGGACGAAGGCAGGTTCATTGTCGACGCTTCGGTCGGGTGAGAGATAGGGGCAATCCGTCTCCAACAGCAGGCGATCCCGCGGCAGCGTCTCCACCATGCGCGTGAAGGCCTCGTGCTTGGCAACGTTGGCAGGGATGCTCAGGAAGTGACCGTGCTCGGCGATGCGCCGCGCCAGCTTCACGCGCCCGCCGAAGCAATGCCAATCCACGCGCGTGGCGCCCATCTCTTGCAGGATCTCGAAGCAGTGCGCTTCTCGCTTGCGCGTGTGGATGATGATGGGCTTGTCGTGTTCGAGAGCAATCGCGACCAAATCGCGAAATACTCGTTCCTGCGCTTCCCAAAGTGGTTCGGGCACCCAGTGGCCGTCGAGGCCGATCTCGCCGATGGCAAAGGCCTCGCCGGCGAGTTCCCGCACGGAAGCGACCCCTGCCTCAGGCTCGACGGGCTCGTCGTCGCGCGGATAGTCGATGCCGCGTCGGGTCATCTCCAACAGCACCGTGTCCACGGGATAGAAGCCGTAGGCCGGGCGAACCAGGGGCGAGCGTGCAGCCAAGTCCCGTACGCGCGCGTTGTCGTCGGGGTTCAGCCCGTTGCTGATGATCGTGGACAGGCCCGCCTGCGCGGCGCGCTCGAGAATCGCCGTTTCCTGGGCGCGCAGCTTGGGATGCGTCAGATGAGCGTGTACGTCGAAGAGTCCCATGTCACTTGCCGAAGACGAGCGCGAGCAGACCCAGTAGCACGAGCAGTCCGACGATGGGCAGACCGAAGGTGAGCAGCACCGAGCGCCAGGGACCGTCGAGCTTGCCCGCACCTTCGGCGGCGCAATCGCGGCAAATGGCAAAGACGCGCACGCCGCCCTCGCTCAAGATGGCGCAGTCGCCGCACAGGGGCAGCTCGCAGCGTGCGCAGGGTCCGACCCCCGGAGCCCCGCAGTGCTTGCAGGTGGCCATCGCGGGCCCGCCATCGTGCTGAATCAGATCCACGAGACAGCCTTGCCCTGCCGCTCGTCGAAGCGTGAGAGGCCGGCTGCCCGTGCCAGGTCGTAGGCGGAGCGCATCTCGGCTGCAGAGGGTCGTCGGGAGAGTTCTGGATACTCCGCCGCGCGATGCTCGGGGCGGTATTGCGCCATCACGTTCACGTAGGTTTGGGGGCAGAGCCCGGCCAGGAACTCGAAGATGCGGGCGGATTCGTCGAGGAGGCCGGGCATGACCAAGTGGCGGACGAGCACGCCGCGGGTGGCCAGTCCCTTGTCGTCGAAACGGAGCGCGCCGACCTGGCGCTGCATTTCCGTCAGCGCTGCCTGGGCCACCGCGGGATAGTCTTTGGCCTTCAGGTAGCGCGCCGCGAGGGCCGGCGTCCACAGCTTGAAGTCGGGCATGTAGACGTCGACGATGCCGTCCATCAGCGCGAGGGATTCGAGGGCGTCGTAGCCGCTGGTATTGTAGACGATGGGCAGCTCCAGACCGCGCTGGATGGCGAGGGGCAAGGCTTCCAAGATCTGTGGCACCACGTGCTCGGGCGTGACCAGGTTGATGTTGTGACAGCCCTGCTCCTGCAAATCGAGCATGGCCGCCGCAAGTTCCTCCGGCGAAAGCTCGCGGCCTCGACCGGCTTGGCTGGTGTCGTGGTTCTGGCAGAACACGCACTTCAGATTGCAGAAGGCGAAGAAGATGGTGCCGGAGCCGCGGGAGCCACGTAGGCAGTCCTCTTCACCGAAGTGTGCGAACCAAGTGCTCACGCGCGCGAAGCGCCCGGTAGCGCACACCTTGGCTTCGCCTTGCAGGCGGTCCACGTCGCAATTTCGCGGGCACACCCGGCAGCGGGCGAGGGAC from the Polyangiaceae bacterium genome contains:
- a CDS encoding DUF1592 domain-containing protein, with translation MSFPRTGPSLRRPRSPWSRLSAAAALAAAALAACVGDIGVPGGSSGSGGPGGGSPAAQAALEAARTGMRRLSAVEFNAAVSDLVGVDVTSETVLPEDERRPFDNDYTRQLPSEALINSADVLAGDIASKVVADSALRAKAVPCTPSGADDAVCFRQFLQSFGRRAFRRPLEADELGRFETLLTHATEENDFWVGVESALRAFLQHPAFVYRIELGTAVAGKPGVFRLTDFELATRLSFLLLGTTPPDSLLDAAEAGKLSTRAGVQAVTKELLQDSRARRQIARFHSMWLGYERMPHSPSLSSAMLKETQALLDKVIFDDKRPWLDVLTAKETFVTPELATHYGLPAPSSTTGSWVSYGNEPRQGLLSHGSFLSAVAKFSDTSPTQRGLLIRRRLLCEDISPPPPSLKVNADMPPEGSDPTACKSERYNMWKTDGCSLCHSKMEPIGFGLENFDAAGKYRIHEPDRPDCEITGQGKLEGIGDFSGPVDLSNRLLESGGIESCMTAYYVRYALGRYDLDERDETFVQRLMQDVPRGELRMEEMILQLVSQEAFRLRREESL
- the dinB gene encoding DNA polymerase IV, whose amino-acid sequence is MSARVILHADMDAFYASIEQRDHPELRGKPVIVGATHPRSVVSAASYEARVFGVRSAMPGFRARELCPQGVFLPGDMAKYARVSAQVHEVFEHFTPQIEPLALDEAFLDVTGSVALFGDALTLAREVKRRVREATQLVVSVGVAPNKHVAKIACTLGKPDGLLLIPAEVVRDFVTPLPIRRMFGVGPVLGRALQAAGLLTFGDVARAEPALLARIAGNRAEALRALARGDDPRDVVADRAAKSYGEENTFAQDVLERDVVSAALTAHAEAVARRLRRDGCKGRTVTLKAKMGKRRGARRSRIAEQGEEPVYPLVTRQRALGAPTDDAALIRSVALALWDELALKEPIRLLGVSVSSIVEGSAEQLELFAPARPSDKLGPALDAIEERFGRGVIRRGVQAPEKVTPSMQKKRGE
- a CDS encoding TatD family hydrolase: MGLFDVHAHLTHPKLRAQETAILERAAQAGLSTIISNGLNPDDNARVRDLAARSPLVRPAYGFYPVDTVLLEMTRRGIDYPRDDEPVEPEAGVASVRELAGEAFAIGEIGLDGHWVPEPLWEAQERVFRDLVAIALEHDKPIIIHTRKREAHCFEILQEMGATRVDWHCFGGRVKLARRIAEHGHFLSIPANVAKHEAFTRMVETLPRDRLLLETDCPYLSPDRSVDNEPAFVRTAAEFMAQTWGIDLDAVQAQLAQNFTTLFGSPP
- a CDS encoding radical SAM protein is translated as MWPAYRALSQEELRERAERAVASLARCRVCPRNCDVDRLQGEAKVCATGRFARVSTWFAHFGEEDCLRGSRGSGTIFFAFCNLKCVFCQNHDTSQAGRGRELSPEELAAAMLDLQEQGCHNINLVTPEHVVPQILEALPLAIQRGLELPIVYNTSGYDALESLALMDGIVDVYMPDFKLWTPALAARYLKAKDYPAVAQAALTEMQRQVGALRFDDKGLATRGVLVRHLVMPGLLDESARIFEFLAGLCPQTYVNVMAQYRPEHRAAEYPELSRRPSAAEMRSAYDLARAAGLSRFDERQGKAVSWI